A window of Helicoverpa armigera isolate CAAS_96S chromosome 30, ASM3070526v1, whole genome shotgun sequence contains these coding sequences:
- the LOC110380864 gene encoding probable proline--tRNA ligase, mitochondrial, whose amino-acid sequence MRYLSKVFQPVITIPKNAKIKNTEITCKSQKLLLECGLIRPSGPGMFTILPLARRALDKLEALIISSIETAGAQRMSVPSLTAASLWEKTGRLQEVGPELMRMEDRHGKKYLLAPTHEETIADLLSDVGPLSYKQLPLLLYQISNKYRDEHRPKHGLLRAREFSMLDAYGIHASEECARSCYGTVCEAYSELFRRLDLPVHKVSANPGEMGGSLSHEWQLPAAAGEDQLALCRQCERAPLSDTCDTCGGDVLTVSSVEVGHTFILGTKYSSPLAAHYTPASGAPQPLIMSCYGIGITRLLAASIEALSSETQLRWPAPIAPYSVIIIGPKEGSREWQSHGLESINRLCDRVSVTHDALIDDRHQLTIGKRLMMADRMGYPNIIVMGKASLENPPRYEVYSRNATAPRLLTDAELLAMLDGHSVQQNVISNKE is encoded by the exons ATGCGATACTTATCGAAAGTATTTCAACCGGTCATTACAATACCAAAGAATGCTAAGATAAAAAATACGGAAATTACTTGTAAAAGTCAAAAG CTACTATTAGAATGTGGACTGATCCGTCCATCCGGTCCCGGGATGTTCACAATCCTCCCCCTAGCTCGGCGAGCTTTAGACAAGCTGGAAGCGCTCATCATATCCTCCATAGAGACTGCCGGAGCCCAGcgcatgtccgtaccatcgctcACTGCTGCCAGCCTGTGGGAGAAGACTGGGAGACTGCAGGAGGTGGGGCCCGAGCTCATGAGGATGGAGGATAGGCATGGAAAGAAGTATTTATTGGCTCCG ACACATGAGGAAACTATAGCAGATTTGCTGTCAGATGTTGGGCCGCTCTCATACAAACAACTCCCACTATTACTATATCAG ATAAGCAACAAATACCGCGACGAGCATCGTCCTAAGCACGGCTTGCTCCGAGCGCGAGAGTTCAGTATGCTGGACGCTTATGGTATCCACGCGAGTGAGGAATGCGCGCGTTCATGCTACGGCACTGTGTGTGAAGCTTATTCGGAGCTGTTCAGAAGGCTGGACCTACCTGTGCACAAGG TGTCTGCCAACCCTGGTGAGATGGGCGGTTCCCTCTCTCACGAGTGGCAGCTGCCAGCCGCAGCGGGTGAGGACCAGCTCGCGCTGTGCCGCCAGTGTGAGCGTGCACCGCTCTCTGACACCTGTGACACATGTGGCGGGGATGTACTCACTGTCAGCAGTGTGGAG GTTGGCCACACCTTTATCCTGGGCACTAAGTACAGCTCTCCCCTCGCAGCACACTACACGCCCGCCTCCGGAGCGCCGCAGCCTCTCATCATGTCCTGCTACGGGATAGGCATCACTAG GTTACTGGCGGCGAGTATAGAGGCGCTATCGAGTGAGACGCAGCTGCGGTGGCCGGCGCCCATCGCGCCATACAGTGTCATTATTATAGGACCCAAA GAAGGATCTCGCGAGTGGCAGTCCCACGGGTTAGAGAGTATCAACCGGCTGTGCGACCGCGTGAGCGTCACACACGACGCGCTCATCGACGACAGACATCAGCTCACCATCGGCAAGCGACTCATGATGGCGGACAG AATGGGCTACCCCAACATAATAGTCATGGGCAAAGCGTCTCTAGAGAACCCGCCGCGATACGAAGTGTACAGCAGAAACGCGACTGCCCCCCGCCTGCTGACGGACGCAGAACTACTTGCCATGCTTGACGGACACTCCGTCCAGCAGAATGTTATTAGTAATAAAGAATAG